Part of the Lampris incognitus isolate fLamInc1 chromosome 1, fLamInc1.hap2, whole genome shotgun sequence genome is shown below.
tgctggctttagattcatacattcttttaaagattctaaataggatgaaagaagtgctttgaatacactaatgtttggacgctggtgtgcaaatttggtacaatgaatatgaaatttagcaaatattaatagaaggttgataatataaattttttctgaacttatttcctcattttgtgacagaccaaataaaacatgttggatgtccagtttacaagaagagtcaattttgtaatttgtgagattatttagatcaatccaaaaaacacgagagtaggtacaatcccaaaataaatgacatatggtttcatccacattgccacaaaaggaacagagtgtgtcaatattaatcttgtattttacaagaagggacttgactggataacatctgtgaagcagtttaaatgtaacttctcgtaccttatttgtaatacaatattttcgtgataaaatccaagtgttcctccaatctatgtcattatacATATGATTCCAGTAGAAAacggctgcaggtttagaaacaatgtctctctgaataatatttctaacgcattgaatagtggctttatcacttaataaaggacacaagttaccaatatatgtgtcatcaggagttaaacctggaatagtacaacttttacctttaggagcagacaacaataaccttctaactccatctgatattgcatcaaatacaatagaatattctcttggtgtaacagggaaaccatatacagagagaaattcttcataagtgaaaagctgaccattggCATTCAGTAGCTCGCTCATGTTGATTGTTTCCATGAACGGCCGAATAGCGCGTCGCTTTATAAACGTTGCTGCCGCAAGGAATTGTGGGAGGGCATCCTCTCGTTTCCTTTCGTGAACAATGGTCCGGCGTACCCTACGCTAAAAGGCGTTAAGAAAGGAAGCGTCTTTCTTTGGCTCTTATCATGGCTGCCACTTAGTTACTTCCGGGTCATTTCACTCAGGCCACCTTcctaaacaaaaaaaagaaaaacactatTCGAACGCAGCCCGGGTTTTCGCAAATGGCTGCCCGCTTGGCTGCAGTACTGAGAAGCTAGCAGCCCGCAACCGGCGGTGGTCTTAAAACGAAATGCCAAAGAGAAAGAGCTATACTGCGGAATTTAAACTGCAGATGGTTAAATATGCAGCCGAACACGGCAACCGGGCGGCGGAGCGACAGTTTGGAGTCAGTGAGAAAATTGTCAGGGACTGGCGCAGGGCAGAGGCGACGCTCGGCGAGATGAGAAAAACGAAGAGGGCCAATCGCGGTCTGAAAGCTCGCTGGCCCGAGCTGGAGGGGAAAGTCCGCGAATGGGCACTGGAGCAGCGGGCTGCGGGCAGAGCCCCGTCGACGGCGCAGTTCCGTCTCCGAGCCCAAGCGATCGCCAGGGAGATGAATATCGACGATTTCGCGGGTGGGCGATCCTGGTGCTACCGCTTCATGCAGCGCAGCCGCTTGTCCATCAGGGCACGCGTGTGTCCGACGCGGCCGCCGGACGTCCGAGCCCAGACGGCCGGTTTTCGTGCCTTCGTCGAAAAGGAAATCGCCGCGCACGACGTGTCGCCGGATCATATAGTTAACATGGGCGAGGTGCCCTTCGCTTTCGATGTGCCCACGAGCCGAGGTGTCGCGCGGAAGGGCCGGAGGAGCGCGAACGTCGCGACGACCGGCCGCGAGAAACTGCGCTTCACGGCGGTGCTGGCGTGCTGCGGGGACGGCAGGAAACTGCCGCCGATGGTCATCTTTAAGCGGAAGAACGTACCAAAAGACGCGTTCCCGCCCTCCGTGGTCGTGACCACGAACGCGAAAGGGCGGATGGACGAGGAGACGGCGAGCTCTTGGCTAGCCAAGTGCTACGCCAAACGTCCAGACGGGCTCTCCAAAACACGCAGAGCCCTGCTGCTGGTGGGCGGCGGCACGCGAACGCGCGTCACGGCACGCGTCCAAGACCTGATCCGAGCCTGCAACTCCATACCTGTGCTGCCCGGGGGCTCGACTAAGTCGCCGCTGCCACTCGACATCACCGTCGGCCGCAGTTTTAAGGCCGCCTTGCGTCGCCTGTGGGAAAGGTGGGTGGTGGACGGGGAGCGCAGCTACGCGGAGACCGGGAGGATGTGTCACGCCACTTTTAAGGACGTTGTGGGGTGGATCGACGGAGCGTGGGCCGCGGTGACAACCGACTCCGTCCTGTCCGGCTTCCAGAAGGCCGGGCTGATCGGAACCGATGCCGTGACGGGGATGGACACGCCGCCTCATCTCCCCTGGGGGTTACACAGCGACACGGAGGGGGGAGAATTCAGTCGGTTGGGCGATgcagatgaggcatgaacttttATTTCCTTAATGTGCTTTTGCTTGTTAGATATGCCCAGTCTGCATTTTCTATAGGCTTTTAGTGTCGGTTCTGGCGAATCAAAAAGCACTTTCAAGTTTGTTTATTGCGGAAGAATGACATAAAAAAACGaaatataaatgcgacttatacaccgaagcgacttgtagtctgggaaatacggtatctataatttaaaaaaaatacatgtaaaaagcTATAAATCTTGCCAAACCTTGGAATGTCACCCCGGGATCAAAAGATTGTTCGGATTTGGTGCTGCTTGATGTCTCTTGCTTAatttttccccctctccccatTTCAGAAAACCTTCACTCCCAACATAATCGGCCGAAAAGCCAAAGAAGAGTAagttaaccaaaaccaaaaagagGACAAGAAAATTGCTTTGGCAGAATGTTttctttttacctgactcttgaagAATAAAATGTGTCTTTCGTTCCAGACTAAAAGTTGAGAGCGGATATAGAAGAGAGAGGAAGGATGGAGAGCGGGGCGGCAGGGGTCAGCGGGATcgaggcaggggccgtggtcgccCAGAGATTATCCAATCCCACTCTATCTTTGAACAAGGACCATCGGAGGCGTCGATGAAAAAGAGAGGTAATCTCTTTTTCACCCTTTCGACCGGTTACCCAGTAACCGCATAACGTTGCTATGGTTGATACTTAGTGATGATTGTTACTGAGTTAATAATGTATTATGGTCTGCCATGGCAGTAACATGTGTATCTCTTGGCAAATTTAATGTGatttgttaataataataataataataatatttatattGCGCTTACAATGTGTGAGTGCTGCTCTTGTAATCTGACGATTTGTTCTTGAATTTTACACAGGCGcttatgagagtgagagagatgcccCGGCTGTGGGTCCCTCACCCATCATCAATATCaaaaaggagaagagagagacagaagaagaaacCAAGGAAATTCTGCGCAAGCTGGAACGAGAAAATGTAAGTAACTTGGTATAGATGTTAAATCTTTTATAAGAAGCtaaaattttttgtttttttcctctagctttttgtaaaaaaaaatgtttgctggTGTTGTTACAGTTTATAGATGATCCTTATTTGAAGAGTGAGGAGAGAAGCTGCCCTGTCCAACTTCCCCTTGCTGTATCAGGATGGGGATTCAAGGAGGAGTTTAGTGAGCCTTTCCCAAaaattgagaaggtggaagaagacactgatgtcatggaACCTACAGTCAAAGGTAAAAACCCACTTAAGGAGTCATTAAGGTTGATTCCCTCAAGGCTGAAATCTGCTTTACCCAATCTGTTCCTCCTTCTGGTAGCAAGAACTACAAATGAGGTGTAGCAGCATTGCCGCTTGTGTGTTtttagctcagcagtaaacagttaccATCCTttgaccaaagctaacacaagcAACGAAATGTATAACAAACTATATTGGAATGCTGTTCTACTATAATATGGTAGTttagctgtccaacagaagcatcgccacatGGTCATGTTTCACTCCCTATTCCTGCTTAAGTAAGAATGTGTTTTTGCTTCTGCACCAGTGTGCGTCAAAAATCTCAACAGCAATGTatggagtgtctccaaccatggtaaagatgccaatTCGTATTATGTatcctgactccatggtccagatagaTAAATCATCCCAGATTTCAGGTCTAACACTTATCACACTTTGACTAAATGTGTCTTTACTCACCTGCTGTCACCATATCAGTAATGGTGTTCTCTTCCCAGTGAAACAGGAGCCAATTGAAGCAGAGATTAAGAAGGTTGAGATGAATTTTAAGCCTCCACCACTCCCCGACCCTGAGAATTTGCCTGATCTTCTGGACAGATGGAGTCTGAGCAAAGACGAGGAGCTCATTTTTATGCAGCTTCCTGATTCCCTACCCGGCCAGCCCCCCACCAGAGAGGTCCGGGTAGTGAAGACCGAGGTGCAGCCAGAGGACGGGCAGTCAATGCTACTGAAATCCGAATCTCAGGTCGATGCCTTTTCCATTGGCTATAAATGCCAGAATATtgttgagttgtgtgtgtgtgtgtgtgtggggtgtagcTTTTGCCTACTTCagtaaaatataataataaaaaaaaattgtttgtaACAGGAAGAGCCAGCTGAGGAAAATAGCTGCCACCTGAATGATCTGCAGGAAGGTCTCGTGGGAAAGATGTTGGTGCGGAAGTCTGGCCGTGTGCAGCTCATACTGGGGCATATCATACTTGATGTGTCATTGGGAACACCATGCGCTTTCCTCCAGGTGATGGAC
Proteins encoded:
- the polr3d gene encoding DNA-directed RNA polymerase III subunit RPC4 isoform X3 — protein: MADSGSGDSGGRRSPALGGRGRALPAGGRLPSAISPGRLPTMRSRDLTLGGVKKKTFTPNIIGRKAKEELKVESGYRRERKDGERGGRGQRDRGRGRGRPEIIQSHSIFEQGPSEASMKKRGAYESERDAPAVGPSPIINIKKEKRETEEETKEILRKLERENFIDDPYLKSEERSCPVQLPLAVSGWGFKEEFSEPFPKIEKVEEDTDVMEPTVKVKQEPIEAEIKKVEMNFKPPPLPDPENLPDLLDRWSLSKDEELIFMQLPDSLPGQPPTREVRVVKTEVQPEDGQSMLLKSESQEEPAEENSCHLNDLQEGLVGKMLVRKSGRVQLILGHIILDVSLGTPCAFLQELVSVGTQGRVGDMTVLGHIKHKMVCSPDFEALLEGRT
- the polr3d gene encoding DNA-directed RNA polymerase III subunit RPC4 isoform X1 — protein: MPKRKSYTAEFKLQMVKYAAEHGNRAAERQFGVSEKIVRDWRRAEATLGEMRKTKRANRGLKARWPELEGKVREWALEQRAAGRAPSTAQFRLRAQAIAREMNIDDFAGGRSWCYRFMQRSRLSIRARVCPTRPPDVRAQTAGFRAFVEKEIAAHDVSPDHIVNMGEVPFAFDVPTSRGVARKGRRSANVATTGREKLRFTAVLACCGDGRKLPPMVIFKRKNVPKDAFPPSVVVTTNAKGRMDEETASSWLAKCYAKRPDGLSKTRRALLLVGGGTRTRVTARVQDLIRACNSIPVLPGGSTKSPLPLDITVGRSFKAALRRLWERWVVDGERSYAETGRMCHATFKDVVGWIDGAWAAVTTDSVLSGFQKAGLIGTDAVTGMDTPPHLPWGLHSDTEGGEFSRLGDADEKTFTPNIIGRKAKEELKVESGYRRERKDGERGGRGQRDRGRGRGRPEIIQSHSIFEQGPSEASMKKRGAYESERDAPAVGPSPIINIKKEKRETEEETKEILRKLERENFIDDPYLKSEERSCPVQLPLAVSGWGFKEEFSEPFPKIEKVEEDTDVMEPTVKVKQEPIEAEIKKVEMNFKPPPLPDPENLPDLLDRWSLSKDEELIFMQLPDSLPGQPPTREVRVVKTEVQPEDGQSMLLKSESQEEPAEENSCHLNDLQEGLVGKMLVRKSGRVQLILGHIILDVSLGTPCAFLQELVSVGTQGRVGDMTVLGHIKHKMVCSPDFEALLEGRT
- the polr3d gene encoding DNA-directed RNA polymerase III subunit RPC4 isoform X2 encodes the protein MPKRKSYTAEFKLQMVKYAAEHGNRAAERQFGVSEKIVRDWRRAEATLGEMRKTKRANRGLKARWPELEGKVREWALEQRAAGRAPSTAQFRLRAQAIAREMNIDDFAGGRSWCYRFMQRSRLSIRARVCPTRPPDVRAQTAGFRAFVEKEIAAHDVSPDHIVNMGEVPFAFDVPTSRGVARKGRRSANVATTGREKLRFTAVLACCGDGRKLPPMVIFKRKNVPKDAFPPSVVVTTNAKGRMDEETASSWLAKCYAKRPDGLSKTRRALLLVGGGTRTRVTARVQDLIRACNSIPVLPGGSTKSPLPLDITVGRSFKAALRRLWERWVVDGERSYAETGRMCHATFKDVVGWIDGAWAAVTTDSVLSGFQKAGLIGTDAVTGMDTPPHLPWGLHSDTEGGEFSRLGDADEKTFTPNIIGRKAKEELKVESGYRRERKDGERGGRGQRDRGRGRGRPEIIQSHSIFEQGPSEASMKKRGAYESERDAPAVGPSPIINIKKEKRETEEETKEILRKLERENFIDDPYLKSEERSCPVQLPLAVSGWGFKEEFSEPFPKIEKVEEDTDVMEPTVKDGV